A stretch of Thermococcus bergensis DNA encodes these proteins:
- a CDS encoding ThiF family adenylyltransferase, whose translation MDFSRHFPIIGIEGQRKLSESKVAVVGAGALGSWEVYFLHKLGIGEIIVIDRDFVDESDLPRTIYTKEDIGKPKVDVLKEKFGVKGYFEDLNPSTVNLLDEADLIIDGTDNIYTRQVLNDYAVKNGKPWIYVGVLSTYGNIMPIIPGKTACFRCFMPKLPSRPMPTCAIAGIMSYVPPLAASIAVSIAAKILLGEEVKSELIFFDTKTLDFEKVEVPRREDCPACVRREFTFLEKRIKIERLCDGSIQVTPPERMDVNFEELGRQLEKLGIEYLETPQFIQFEDEDYEILIFKSGRMVIRGAEEEREAKNLFARYLGG comes from the coding sequence ATGGACTTTTCGAGACACTTTCCTATTATAGGCATTGAAGGTCAGAGAAAGCTGAGCGAGAGTAAGGTGGCAGTCGTTGGGGCTGGTGCCCTTGGGAGTTGGGAAGTTTACTTCCTCCATAAACTTGGAATTGGAGAGATAATCGTCATAGACAGGGATTTTGTAGACGAAAGCGACCTCCCTAGGACAATATACACTAAGGAAGATATAGGAAAGCCAAAAGTGGATGTGCTAAAGGAGAAGTTTGGAGTTAAAGGTTACTTTGAGGATTTGAACCCCTCAACAGTTAATCTTCTTGACGAAGCTGACCTGATAATAGATGGAACCGACAACATCTACACAAGACAGGTTCTAAACGACTATGCAGTAAAAAACGGTAAGCCTTGGATATATGTGGGGGTCTTATCTACCTATGGAAACATAATGCCGATAATTCCAGGTAAAACAGCATGCTTCAGATGTTTTATGCCAAAGTTGCCATCTAGACCCATGCCCACCTGTGCAATAGCCGGTATTATGAGTTATGTTCCACCCCTAGCGGCTTCAATAGCCGTTAGTATTGCAGCGAAGATTTTGCTGGGAGAAGAAGTTAAAAGCGAACTCATATTCTTTGATACAAAAACTCTGGACTTTGAAAAAGTTGAAGTACCTAGGAGGGAAGACTGTCCTGCATGTGTAAGAAGGGAGTTCACATTTCTGGAAAAGCGCATAAAAATAGAAAGACTTTGCGATGGCTCAATTCAAGTAACACCTCCAGAGAGAATGGATGTTAACTTTGAAGAACTTGGAAGACAGCTCGAAAAGCTTGGTATTGAATACCTAGAAACTCCCCAGTTCATTCAATTTGAAGACGAGGATTATGAGATATTGATATTCAAAAGTGGGAGGATGGTAATTAGGGGGGCTGAAGAGGAGAGAGAAGCAAAAAATCTCTTTGCGAGATATTTGGGTGGTTGA
- a CDS encoding SLC13 family permease, which produces MGKLTELVRREWFLSLLVALYVALSIADPSLISNTPRFIDWGSLTFITALLLTSRAIELSGAFEWASLKALKFSGGSKRRLLALFVLIIAVSSAIIMNDTAMFVFVPIVAMTARAAGVSVAKATALSAIAANVGSSLTPIGNPQNVIIWQAYKLGFLEFVLSMVPFVALWLALLLPYVLIIKKKPYEARRELTMHVDKPLLAISAGLLVLNVLLAELHIQYAGLALTLTLVFLFGRRAFFGFDWALILTFALIFVDFRELSILLSELGLSFPGKGVGLMLLSAGISQVISNVPATVLLLPSEPEWLPLALGVNLGGNGIIVGSLANLIAVRIAGVSIKDFQKYSLPYFLLSTVATTAVLFLTSS; this is translated from the coding sequence ATGGGGAAGCTCACAGAGCTGGTAAGGCGTGAATGGTTCCTCTCACTCCTTGTAGCCCTTTATGTCGCCCTTTCTATAGCCGATCCCTCCCTCATATCGAACACGCCGCGCTTTATCGACTGGGGGAGCCTGACCTTCATAACGGCCCTCCTCCTCACGAGTCGGGCCATTGAACTCTCGGGGGCTTTCGAATGGGCATCCCTGAAGGCTCTGAAGTTCTCAGGCGGTTCGAAGAGAAGACTTCTCGCGCTCTTCGTCCTGATAATAGCTGTTTCGTCGGCCATCATAATGAACGACACCGCGATGTTTGTCTTCGTACCGATAGTAGCCATGACGGCGAGGGCCGCAGGGGTGAGCGTTGCCAAAGCCACGGCCCTCTCAGCCATTGCCGCTAACGTTGGTTCCTCCCTTACCCCTATAGGCAATCCCCAGAACGTCATCATCTGGCAAGCTTACAAACTCGGATTTTTAGAGTTCGTGCTCTCGATGGTCCCCTTCGTGGCTCTCTGGCTGGCTCTCCTCTTACCCTACGTCCTCATAATCAAAAAGAAACCCTACGAAGCCCGCAGGGAACTCACGATGCACGTCGATAAACCCCTCCTTGCCATCTCAGCGGGTCTCCTCGTCCTCAACGTCCTCCTTGCGGAGCTCCACATACAGTACGCGGGACTTGCCCTCACGCTAACCTTGGTTTTCCTATTCGGAAGAAGGGCCTTCTTTGGCTTCGACTGGGCTCTGATACTCACGTTTGCCCTCATCTTCGTGGACTTCCGGGAACTGTCCATCCTGCTTTCAGAGCTTGGACTCTCCTTCCCCGGGAAAGGAGTGGGGCTCATGCTCCTCTCAGCGGGTATAAGTCAGGTTATCAGCAACGTTCCGGCCACGGTTCTCCTGCTTCCCTCCGAGCCCGAATGGCTCCCCCTCGCCCTTGGCGTTAACCTCGGGGGAAACGGAATAATAGTGGGCTCGCTCGCGAACCTGATAGCCGTGAGGATTGCAGGGGTGAGTATAAAGGACTTTCAGAAGTACTCCCTCCCCTACTTTCTCCTTTCCACGGTGGCAACTACTGCCGTTCTTTTCCTTACTTCCTCTTGA
- a CDS encoding MATE family efflux transporter → MSEKAIKGVQLLRGDPKKALVRLSIPMMIGMSVQTIYNLADGIWVSGLGPEALAAVGLFFPVFMGIIALAAGLGVGASSAIARRIGARDKEGADNVATHSVLLGLIVGIVIALTTLPLIDEILMAMGARGRTVELAVEYSRVLLAGAVVVVFNNVGNSILRGEGDANRAMYAMVLGSGLNIVLDPIFIYTLGFGVVGAAYATLLSMIITFLFIAYWLFIKRDTYVNITLRDFSPSREILKDILRVGLPSSLSQLSMSIAMFFLNSVAITTGGENGVAVFTSAWRITMLGIVPILGMAAATTSVTGAAYGERNVEKLEIAYLYAIKLAFMIELAVVAFIMLFAPQVAYLFTYSESAQVIKRELISALRTLPVFLVLTPFGMMTSAMFQGIGEGEKSLILTIFRTLVMQVGFAYIFVHYTTLGLRGVWIGIVIGNMVAAIFGFLWGRIRIGALKKNSALQST, encoded by the coding sequence ATGAGTGAAAAAGCCATCAAAGGAGTCCAGCTTCTGAGAGGAGATCCTAAAAAAGCCCTTGTAAGGCTTTCGATACCCATGATGATAGGCATGTCCGTCCAGACCATTTACAACCTTGCAGACGGAATATGGGTGTCGGGACTCGGTCCCGAAGCCCTCGCGGCAGTAGGCCTCTTCTTCCCAGTTTTTATGGGAATAATTGCGCTCGCCGCGGGCCTTGGGGTAGGTGCGAGTTCTGCAATAGCGAGAAGGATCGGTGCAAGGGACAAGGAAGGTGCCGACAACGTTGCCACCCACTCCGTCCTTCTCGGCCTGATTGTTGGAATTGTGATAGCCCTCACAACGTTGCCCCTGATTGATGAGATTCTCATGGCAATGGGGGCAAGGGGAAGGACCGTCGAGCTTGCCGTGGAGTATTCCCGCGTTCTCCTTGCGGGGGCAGTGGTTGTTGTCTTCAACAACGTGGGTAACAGCATCCTGAGGGGAGAAGGGGATGCAAACAGGGCAATGTATGCCATGGTTCTCGGTTCCGGCCTCAACATAGTCCTTGACCCGATATTTATCTACACCCTCGGTTTTGGCGTCGTCGGAGCTGCATATGCTACGTTGCTCTCCATGATAATAACTTTCCTCTTCATCGCCTACTGGCTCTTCATAAAACGGGACACCTACGTGAACATAACCCTTAGAGACTTTTCGCCGAGCAGGGAGATCCTAAAGGACATCCTCCGCGTTGGTCTGCCTTCCTCGCTCTCCCAGCTCTCGATGTCCATAGCGATGTTCTTCCTCAACAGCGTCGCCATAACCACTGGAGGGGAGAACGGAGTTGCAGTCTTCACGAGTGCGTGGCGAATCACGATGCTCGGTATAGTGCCCATACTCGGAATGGCGGCCGCGACCACATCCGTCACTGGAGCGGCCTACGGGGAGAGGAACGTCGAGAAGCTTGAAATTGCCTATCTCTACGCCATCAAGCTTGCCTTCATGATAGAGCTTGCCGTTGTTGCGTTCATAATGCTCTTCGCGCCCCAGGTGGCATACCTCTTCACATACTCGGAATCTGCCCAGGTGATAAAGAGGGAGCTCATAAGCGCTCTAAGAACCCTCCCGGTCTTTCTCGTCCTCACGCCCTTCGGAATGATGACTTCAGCGATGTTCCAGGGCATAGGGGAGGGCGAGAAGTCCCTAATCCTCACAATATTCAGGACGCTCGTGATGCAGGTGGGCTTTGCCTACATCTTCGTCCACTATACGACCCTGGGCCTCAGGGGAGTGTGGATTGGAATAGTGATTGGAAACATGGTTGCTGCTATCTTCGGCTTCCTGTGGGGGCGGATAAGGATAGGGGCATTAAAAAAGAATTCAGCTCTCCAAAGCACATGA
- a CDS encoding NAD(P)-dependent oxidoreductase encodes MIGWIGLGHIGRAMAERLSEWYELLVWNRTIEKAKGFKNVARTPEEVAEGCDLIFLSLYDSEAVRQVSERLLTADLRGKIIVDTTTNHHEKVLEFHEMYRNVGAFYLESPVIGSVVPARNGHLTILVSGEREAFEKVRPYLEKLGRKIFHFEEPGKATKLKLINNFVLGAFMAALGEAVALGEKAEIPKEELIEVLENGAGNSVVLKAKKAKLLGDDYSTHFSVKNLVKDLSYAYDLAVALRKAALLNATVRELYRLAFERGMEELDFSVVYKLLREL; translated from the coding sequence ATGATCGGATGGATTGGCTTGGGTCATATAGGTAGGGCCATGGCGGAGAGGCTCTCCGAGTGGTACGAGCTCCTCGTCTGGAACAGGACGATAGAGAAGGCCAAAGGTTTCAAGAACGTCGCAAGAACCCCGGAGGAAGTTGCTGAGGGGTGCGACTTGATATTCCTCTCGCTCTACGATAGCGAAGCGGTGAGACAGGTCTCGGAGAGGCTTTTAACGGCAGACCTCCGCGGGAAGATAATAGTGGACACCACCACGAACCACCACGAGAAAGTCCTGGAGTTCCACGAGATGTACAGAAACGTTGGAGCCTTTTACCTCGAAAGCCCCGTCATTGGGAGCGTCGTTCCAGCTAGAAACGGCCATCTGACAATCCTCGTGAGCGGAGAGAGGGAGGCCTTTGAGAAAGTCCGTCCCTATCTTGAGAAGCTCGGGAGGAAGATATTCCACTTCGAGGAGCCCGGAAAGGCCACGAAACTCAAGCTGATAAACAACTTTGTTCTCGGAGCCTTCATGGCTGCCCTTGGTGAGGCAGTAGCTTTGGGTGAGAAAGCCGAAATTCCAAAAGAGGAGCTTATAGAGGTGCTTGAGAACGGCGCCGGCAACTCGGTAGTGCTGAAGGCGAAGAAGGCAAAGCTCCTGGGCGATGACTACTCAACCCACTTCTCGGTGAAGAACCTCGTTAAGGATCTCTCCTACGCTTACGACCTGGCTGTGGCCTTAAGGAAAGCAGCCCTGCTCAATGCAACGGTAAGGGAGCTTTACAGGCTCGCTTTTGAGAGGGGAATGGAGGAACTTGACTTTTCGGTGGTTTATAAGCTTCTCAGGGAGCTTTAA
- a CDS encoding MarR family winged helix-turn-helix transcriptional regulator: protein MQKSERPCDLISELYWLMRKAFEGRLGKIGITFLEFKALMHLRETKTQGELLKSMKVSKATASKVLRSLENKGIIERERRGKSYRIGLTNKGLELLEEIAKAGKELDEKIFAEMSADERIVFVKLLRKAIKGLGGEE from the coding sequence ATGCAGAAAAGCGAGAGACCCTGCGACCTGATTTCGGAGCTCTACTGGCTCATGCGAAAAGCCTTCGAAGGGAGGCTTGGGAAAATCGGGATAACTTTCCTGGAGTTTAAGGCCCTTATGCACCTTAGAGAGACCAAAACCCAGGGCGAGCTTTTAAAGAGCATGAAGGTCTCCAAAGCGACCGCCTCAAAGGTTCTCCGCTCCCTTGAAAATAAAGGCATTATTGAGAGGGAGCGCAGGGGAAAGAGCTATAGGATAGGGCTCACAAATAAAGGCCTTGAGTTGCTCGAGGAAATAGCAAAAGCTGGAAAGGAGCTTGATGAAAAGATTTTCGCCGAAATGAGTGCAGATGAAAGAATTGTTTTCGTAAAGCTGCTGAGAAAGGCCATAAAAGGACTGGGGGGAGAAGAATGA
- a CDS encoding CRISPR-associated helicase/endonuclease Cas3, producing MEWEDLIRLMKKKRAKPDKSLYEHSRGAEEIARELLSRIPHDSSLEPCLLRHVFLHDLGKLDDRFQAKLDGKIRKAPPHAYLGVELVSAFLECDEPFRSIALASILSHHSDLHQALYEREMDNGERLIVDGEALSDPSDFAWEIRERIIGGELEDNRFDSITIRSTYTLFNGLLRVSDWLESAGMKAETYHLSGEWVREGTLSYLEANGFSPRDYQLAVLGKGGGYFRLPTGDGKTETSLLVTPDGVVKLVYSLPTITTTEAMRKRFEKMFGDKVSFAHSLLFLSLYYRGVLDERLLHRYAMKPVFVSTVDQVLLAFLNYPRFSVREFALRGAHWVIDEVHAYSPYTLSLILDGIEYARKHLGAEVTVMSATLPSLLAEELEKRGLKPLIPFKKVEERYSSRRRVEVAVRGEPLLNAVDEIAKARGKVLVVANTVTRARELYTELKRKRKDVYLFHSRFTNEDKRRKMELVEKIESGILVATQVVEVSLDIDYDVLYTEVAPIDALIQRFGRVNRRGLKRGKAFIFEPEGEKSYLPYDKKSFEASVNLLGELEGIGSELHLLKLNDRFYEEIWSGFEGAISQHWLKRKTLKTLSRWRGSEDWLSTRDTFISLPAIPRPFLDTALEYASNWEELSDEEKLRTTIFVIEKTVNVPIWVLDEAKFFSEDLYDHFGVFGLEMGYNSEVGIIEGERGVVF from the coding sequence ATGGAGTGGGAAGATCTTATAAGGCTCATGAAGAAAAAGAGGGCAAAGCCGGATAAGAGCCTCTACGAACACTCAAGGGGAGCGGAGGAGATAGCGAGGGAGCTGCTCTCAAGGATACCGCACGATTCCTCCCTTGAGCCCTGTCTTTTGAGACACGTCTTCCTCCACGACCTCGGCAAACTCGACGACAGGTTCCAGGCGAAGCTTGATGGGAAAATCAGGAAAGCCCCACCGCACGCTTACCTTGGAGTAGAGCTCGTCTCCGCCTTCCTGGAGTGTGATGAGCCCTTCAGGAGCATCGCGCTCGCCTCTATCCTATCACATCACTCCGACCTCCACCAGGCCCTCTACGAGCGGGAGATGGATAATGGAGAAAGGCTGATAGTTGATGGGGAAGCGCTTTCCGACCCGTCCGACTTCGCCTGGGAGATTAGGGAAAGAATCATCGGAGGAGAGCTTGAGGATAATCGCTTTGACTCCATCACCATCCGCTCAACCTATACCTTGTTCAACGGCCTTCTTCGCGTTTCGGACTGGCTTGAGAGTGCGGGAATGAAGGCTGAAACCTACCACCTCTCGGGGGAGTGGGTTAGGGAGGGGACGCTCTCCTATCTGGAGGCAAATGGGTTTTCTCCTAGGGACTACCAGCTGGCCGTTCTTGGAAAGGGTGGTGGATACTTCAGGCTCCCCACCGGGGACGGGAAGACCGAGACGAGCCTTTTGGTGACTCCCGATGGTGTGGTTAAGCTCGTCTACTCCCTTCCGACGATAACCACCACAGAAGCTATGAGGAAGCGCTTCGAGAAGATGTTCGGAGACAAAGTTTCTTTCGCCCACAGCCTTCTGTTCCTGAGTCTCTACTACAGGGGAGTACTCGACGAGAGACTTCTCCACCGCTACGCCATGAAGCCGGTCTTCGTTTCCACAGTCGATCAGGTGCTCTTAGCTTTCCTCAACTACCCCCGCTTCTCGGTGAGGGAGTTCGCCCTGAGGGGCGCGCACTGGGTGATAGACGAGGTTCACGCCTACAGCCCGTACACGCTCTCCCTCATCCTGGACGGGATTGAGTACGCGAGGAAACACCTCGGGGCTGAGGTAACGGTCATGTCCGCCACGCTGCCCTCTCTCCTCGCGGAGGAGCTCGAGAAGAGGGGTCTAAAACCACTGATTCCGTTCAAGAAAGTTGAGGAGAGGTACTCCTCAAGGAGGAGGGTTGAAGTGGCTGTTAGGGGTGAACCCCTCCTCAACGCGGTGGACGAGATTGCCAAGGCGAGGGGAAAAGTGTTAGTCGTAGCTAACACCGTCACGAGGGCGAGGGAGCTCTACACGGAGCTGAAAAGGAAGAGGAAGGACGTTTACCTCTTCCACTCCCGCTTCACCAACGAAGACAAGAGGAGGAAGATGGAGCTAGTTGAAAAGATCGAGAGCGGAATCCTCGTGGCGACGCAGGTGGTTGAAGTCTCACTTGACATTGACTACGACGTCCTGTATACAGAGGTCGCCCCAATTGATGCCCTCATCCAGAGGTTCGGGAGAGTTAACAGAAGGGGACTAAAGAGAGGGAAAGCCTTTATATTCGAGCCTGAGGGGGAGAAAAGCTATCTTCCCTACGATAAAAAGAGCTTCGAGGCAAGCGTTAATCTGCTCGGCGAGCTTGAAGGAATTGGAAGCGAGCTCCACCTTCTCAAACTGAACGACAGGTTCTACGAAGAAATCTGGAGCGGATTTGAGGGGGCCATAAGTCAACACTGGTTGAAGAGGAAAACCCTGAAAACGCTGTCCAGGTGGAGGGGGAGCGAGGACTGGCTCTCGACGAGGGACACCTTCATTAGCCTCCCGGCAATCCCAAGACCGTTCTTGGATACTGCCCTTGAGTACGCTTCGAACTGGGAAGAGCTGAGCGATGAGGAGAAGCTGAGGACTACGATATTCGTCATCGAAAAGACTGTGAACGTTCCGATATGGGTGCTTGACGAGGCCAAGTTCTTCAGCGAAGACCTCTACGATCACTTTGGGGTCTTCGGCCTAGAGATGGGGTATAACAGCGAAGTCGGCATAATAGAAGGAGAAAGAGGGGTGGTGTTCTGA
- a CDS encoding nitroreductase family protein: protein MEFFEVLKKRRSIRRFQDKPVPKELVEKLLEAAFLSPSSYNKRPWHFVVIDDKEKLEALSRAKLGASGLKTAPVAIVVTADESRSDVWIEDASIAAEHIQLAAFDLGLASFWVQIRNRMHDETKTAEEYVRELLGIPENYRVLCIIGMGYPAENKPPHGDEVFEWEKVSHNEFGKRFK, encoded by the coding sequence ATGGAGTTCTTTGAAGTGCTCAAAAAGAGGCGGAGCATAAGGCGCTTTCAGGATAAACCTGTACCGAAAGAGCTCGTGGAAAAGCTCCTCGAGGCCGCTTTCCTCTCTCCGAGCTCCTACAACAAGAGGCCATGGCATTTTGTAGTTATTGACGATAAAGAGAAGCTTGAGGCCCTCTCAAGAGCTAAACTGGGAGCATCAGGTCTCAAAACGGCGCCGGTAGCAATAGTCGTTACCGCCGATGAGAGCAGGAGCGACGTCTGGATCGAGGACGCTAGTATAGCGGCCGAGCACATTCAGCTGGCAGCGTTTGACTTGGGTTTAGCTTCATTCTGGGTGCAGATACGGAACAGGATGCACGACGAGACTAAAACAGCAGAAGAATACGTGAGGGAGCTTTTGGGCATTCCAGAAAACTACCGCGTACTGTGCATAATCGGGATGGGCTATCCAGCGGAGAACAAGCCGCCCCACGGCGATGAAGTCTTTGAGTGGGAGAAGGTTAGCCACAACGAATTTGGAAAGAGGTTTAAGTAG
- the cas1b gene encoding type I-B CRISPR-associated endonuclease Cas1b encodes MKKPVYITQMGVLERRGNTLFFENENGKKAIPVNSTSEVYCFKPVTLTSGAIKLLSEKDVPVHFYNKYGYYRGSYMPVEDQVSGSVVIKQAEHYLDEEKRLYIAKQFVEGIKASMLALLKSYRADASAIEGIPVDGESPAELMGVESTLWKEFYALFGSLLKNFEFRERGRRPPKDEVNAMISYGNSVLYTVALSEIRKTYLHPAISFLHEPLERRYSLALDFADIFKPITVFRVILRLVNRGKIREEHFERDAGVMLNREGLRVFLPELNGELERKVLHPGLRRNVSIRYLIRLEGCFIGSDKWNF; translated from the coding sequence ATGAAGAAGCCCGTGTACATAACCCAGATGGGCGTCCTCGAGAGGAGGGGCAACACCCTCTTCTTCGAGAACGAGAACGGTAAGAAAGCCATACCCGTGAACTCTACGAGTGAGGTCTACTGCTTTAAACCCGTGACGCTGACGAGCGGGGCCATAAAGCTCCTCTCCGAGAAGGACGTTCCTGTACACTTCTACAACAAGTATGGTTATTACAGAGGCTCTTATATGCCGGTCGAGGACCAGGTGAGCGGGAGCGTTGTCATAAAGCAGGCGGAGCACTATCTCGATGAAGAAAAGCGCCTCTACATAGCAAAGCAGTTCGTCGAGGGCATAAAGGCCTCAATGCTCGCACTCCTTAAATCCTACCGCGCCGATGCCTCGGCAATTGAAGGGATTCCCGTCGATGGAGAAAGCCCGGCCGAGCTCATGGGCGTTGAAAGCACCCTTTGGAAGGAGTTCTACGCCCTCTTCGGCTCTCTCCTCAAGAACTTCGAGTTCAGAGAGAGGGGCAGAAGGCCGCCGAAGGACGAGGTCAACGCCATGATAAGCTACGGCAACTCCGTCCTCTACACGGTGGCCCTCTCGGAGATAAGGAAGACCTACCTCCATCCGGCCATAAGCTTCCTCCACGAGCCCCTAGAGAGGAGGTACTCCTTAGCACTCGACTTTGCCGACATCTTCAAGCCAATAACGGTCTTCCGAGTAATTTTGCGGCTCGTAAATAGGGGAAAGATAAGGGAAGAGCACTTCGAGAGGGACGCTGGAGTTATGCTTAACCGCGAGGGGCTGAGGGTTTTCCTTCCGGAGCTCAACGGCGAGCTTGAGAGAAAAGTCCTCCACCCGGGGCTCAGGAGGAACGTCTCCATTAGGTACCTCATCAGGCTTGAGGGCTGTTTCATAGGTAGTGATAAATGGAACTTTTGA
- a CDS encoding flavodoxin family protein: protein MKTLVVFYSRSGTTKRVAQDLAETLGAEVDEVIDKKSRKGILGILMAGYDATRGKTTEIEFTKDPSGYDLVIIGSPTWNRRVTPAIRTYLLQNREKIKAAAFFATCMGNSGKCLDQMEALYGDKALLKKTLVKKELEKGIKELQEELKALMAT from the coding sequence ATGAAAACGCTCGTCGTCTTCTACTCCCGGAGTGGAACCACTAAGAGAGTGGCTCAAGATCTCGCAGAGACCCTTGGTGCAGAGGTTGATGAGGTTATAGACAAAAAGTCCCGCAAAGGCATCCTTGGCATTCTGATGGCAGGTTACGACGCCACGAGGGGAAAGACAACAGAGATAGAATTCACGAAAGACCCCTCGGGATATGACCTCGTCATAATCGGAAGCCCCACATGGAATAGAAGAGTAACCCCCGCGATCAGGACGTACCTTCTGCAGAACAGGGAGAAAATTAAGGCAGCGGCTTTTTTTGCCACCTGCATGGGCAATTCCGGGAAGTGCCTCGACCAGATGGAGGCGCTCTACGGCGACAAGGCGCTCCTTAAAAAGACCCTGGTGAAGAAGGAGCTTGAAAAAGGAATTAAAGAACTCCAGGAGGAGCTCAAGGCCCTGATGGCTACTTAA